GGATCCTACGGAGACTGGTCAGAGTGTGATGGCTGCACTAAAACACAGGTTAGAAACCAAACTAATCATCCGAAGTCATGCCTGTGAGCTCCACTGGACTCATGAATCGCAACCGTGTAGCATACAGTGTATTCCCCTTTATTGAAATTAGACCAATGTTGGGGTATATCTATGTGTTATAGTCTCGGACCCGTGCCATGGTGGTATATGCCCAGTTTGGGGGGAACCCATGCAGTGGAGGGGCCACTCAGACCCAGCCCTGTGAGACTGCTCGAGGCTGCCCCCTGAAGGAAGGCTGTGGAGGGAGGTTCCGCTGCCGCTCAGGTaactaaatcaaactttattaacaATGCATTTCAAATCCTCAGTAGGCTTTACAACAGAATGTAAAATAGAGTCAGTAAGAAAAATGTTGAGCACAGAACATGAAATATTRacatgcgtgcgtgtgtgtgtttcctgtgtgctACAGGGAAGTGTATCAGCCAGTCTATGGTGTGTAATGGAGATCAGGACTGTGAGGAAGACAACCAGGATGAACTGAAGTGTGGCCCAGACAAGACATTCCCTGTTTGTAACAATGACAAACCACCACCCAATGTTGAGCATCTAGGACTGGGGTAAGAGCTGGGGTATCTTTCTCTCCTtcatcccctccccctctctcgctcgctctctttctctctctcattctctcacacacacacaatcctgggCATCTGTGGTGATGTGCGGTGCCTTCTCTTTGAATTTCCAGGTTTGATGCAGTGACAGGAAAACAGAGAGGAAGTGTGATCAACACTAAGAGCTATGGAGGCCAGTGCAGGACTGTCTTCAGTGGGGACAACAAGGTCCTCTACAGGCTGCCCCAGAGCACTCTGAGGTACAACTTTGAGGTAAAAAATCCCACAGTTAAGttcacatacttgtgaaaataaacatttataaagaGAGCACATAGGACTGAATATATGTAAGAATATAaattgcaacagggtgatcaaatgaagatcctacatctgtatatgatTCCTATCTGTACAGGTCAAAGTTCAGAATGATTTCAGCGATGAATTCTACACCAGCTCCTGGTCCTACGCCAAGGACGTAGTCAAGAGAGAGACAACGACGGGTACAACCACAGGATTCAACAACTATGACTTTCATCAGACGGAGGAAAAAAACAGGGTCTGTCGGATCTGTATGATGAAATGTCTtctataaatcgtagttttattAGGAGATATGCTGAGTTTAGGAGATGCCTTTCAACAGACCCCTGACCTTTGCAATAGCAGTTCACGTGTGAGGATGACTCCATCTTATTTCACATCCACTATGTACCTGATATCCATTGTTATCATCGTTTTCATTCATTGTCTTCCAGAGTTTAGAATTATTGACTCATTATTTAATCtacttaaaacaaatattttccaaaaCTGTGATAAAGGTATTGTGAGATGATCTATTATGGTTTGTTTTTGCTCTGTAGAACAACCACCTGTTGGTGGTAAAGAACAACGTTGAGGTGGCTCAGTTCCAGAACAATGCCCCAggatacctctctctgtctgaggagttCTGGAAGGTTCTGGCCACGCTCCCCACTGTGTACGACTACGCTACCTATAGGATGGTGGTGGAGAGGTTTGGAACCCACTACCTCTCCGAGGGGACCCTGGGCGGATACTTCCGCGCCTTACTCAGCATCGACCAGGAAACAGCCACACAGATGGGTGAGACAATTGAGGCAACTCCAGCTGAGACTGAGGCTGCCCTAATGTTGACACTGCAGGCATATCATTCTTGTGACAACAGTAGTGGGAGTAACAGTGCAATAGCTTGAACACATCAACTCTGTTGGTTAGACTGCTGGGTCCAATGGCCCAATTGGTTGGAGCATGAGGCTCGCAACAGATGGTGAAGAAGACTTTGAAAAAAGTAAATCATAACGATTCAATTAAGCCATCAGAACTTAATTGGATGTCCTTGGAACCAACTTTTATATAGTATAGTTTGGTTCCAACTTTTCCTTGGCAAGtgatgattttttgttgttgttaccgTTCTCCCTCCTGCATCTGCAGCCAAGGTCACGTGGAAGTATAATGAGTGTACCAAGACCAAACACCGGATTCTGTTCGTTTCATGGACAACCGAGAAATGTAGAAAGGATGAAAAGGAATATACACTACCCAACCCCCCATGTAAGTTTATTTAAGCAACAATGTAAAACCAAAAGAATTGACGATGTACAATGTAAGATGTGTGACATTTTACAATGGCTATGAAGTGATCTCTTACTGTAATTCTGAAGGCTCGAAACTCAATGGAATCAAATGAATCAACAGTATTTATTGATATTTACAgtaaatatactatatatattcaCTATACAGAAGCCCTTGTGGTAGCTCATCATGTAATGTAACTGTATAAGCTTCTGTAATGAAATCCTGATCACTCTAATCCCTGATGCCTTTATTGCTTTAATAGCCATCAGTAGGTCTGACACTGTAAAGAAGGTGGATGTGGAGGGAGGGGTCACTGCACACATCGCAGCCCTTAAGGCTCTGGACCTCAACACTCCAAGTAAAAACTGGGAAATGTACAAGAACTGGGCGGAGTCTGTGCGGACCTTGCCTGTAGTCATCAAACGAAAGGTGAGAGAGGTACAGGAGAAAGATTATTGGTGGATGAAAACAATATCTGAGCTGGCGCCATTGGTTGAGGGCAAAACAGTGAATTTACATAAGGTAGAGCAAAATAGGTTAAGCAATGAAATTATAAATTAAAAAGGACTACAGAGTCGGGTTACAGCTTTTGAAACAATAATTMATCCCTTTGTCTTGGGAAAAGGCTTGCTATGTTGGTTCCTCCCTGTGTTTGGTGTGAATGGTTCCAGATGAGGCCTCTGTATGAGCTGGTGAAGGAGGTGCAGTGTGCTGGGGTGAAGAGGCTCCACCTGAAGCGTGCCATAGAGCAGTACCTGAATGAGAGGCACCCATGTTGCTGCCAGCCCTGCAGGAACAACGGCCTGGTGGTGATGGCTGGGGATAAGTGTAGCTGCATCTGTAAACCTGGGACAGACGGACTGGCCTGTGAGAAGGGGAAGGAGGTGGAGGGGCAGGAGGGTAGGTGACATTTGACACGTCGTGTGGATACTCCAGATGATGGCATTTGCGTATTCATTTCTCGCAAACTTGAAGTTTGCTTGGGCGCTTGCAGGCATTTCTCTACATTCACATCCAGATTACATATGGACccgtaacctctctctctccgtccttccTTTCCCTTTCACTCTGTGTCCTTCTTTCACCACAACTCTTacattccatcactctctccctccctccctctcgaaGGGGTGATACATGGCAGCTGGTCTTGCTGGTCTGGCTGGACTTCTTGCTCCGGAGGTCAGAGGTCACGAACACGTGCATGCAGTAACCCCGCCCCTCAGAGAGGCGGCCAGCACTGCAACGGAGAGGYCAGGGAGACGACAGGCTGCGCTGATGACCAAGACCTCCAATACCTCCAGTCAGAACTACTGCTGCTTCTCTACATACTTAGTGATAAGACTTTATGCATGAACACTACACAACAAATAAATGACACGGCATACTTAACGATAACAAAAGACAGTGTTGAAAAAAGCCACGCATGAGCAACACATTGCTGTCTTCTATAACTTCCGCCTtcacattggggcggcaggtagcctagtggttagagcgttggactagaaacCGAAAAAGGTTGCAMgattgaatccctgagctgacaaggtaaaactctgYcgttctgcccctgaacaaggcatttaacccactgttcctaggccgtcattgaaaataagaatgtgttcttaactgacttgcctagttaaataaaggtaaaaataaaaaaaagtattattccaCTGTTACTGACCTTGcagaatgtctgtctgtttgtgattCATTCCAGGACCATGGAGCCTCAGTGCTTTGACCTGACCGTCCCACCTAAGGAGACCTGCAGGAGCCCACCTCCTCTCCCTAATGGCTATGTCCTGGTAGGAATTGATGGACAGATAACCACTAAACTGTCGTGTTTCCTTCAGTCCTGCTGCTGGAGAGATACAAGGCATGCAGGCTTTTGCTCTAACCTTGCACTAACACAACTCACTCAGGGATTCAACTATTCACAATGTCGTTGCGCAAGGCTGCCTCCAAAGCCTGAACATCATCCTACTGTTTTGTAGCCGTTTATTATAACGCCGTTCCTACATTTGTAGATATCATCAACTGGATAGGTTGGACTGTGTTTGACCATCATTTGTGCTGTTAAACTCAGGATCCAAAAGATGTGTATCTGGTGGGCAGTAAGATTGAATACACCTGCATAGAGGGCTACCATCTGATTGGAATAAGGATCGCAGAGTGCACTGTTGCTCAGACATGGAGCACACCTTCCAAAGAGTGCAAGAGTAAGTAGTGCTTCAGTGACAACAGCCCTCTGCATTTGCACCATTTTGATTTGTCAAGAGATTAAAGCTGGAATctgcattggggggggggggggggcgccactGGTTTCCCCCAGGCGCTTTCgttattgtattgttgttgttgcacGCACACAGAAATTCgtccctggaacacacacacatacacacaaaaccaaaaacacacacatcatgatGATAATTTCCCTCACCTTCTTTCAGGCTCCAGGTGCCATGTCCCGTCCCTTCTAAATGATGTCACAGGCTCTCACTGGCAGCCCACCTATGACATAGGGGARCGTATCCTACTGTCCTGCCCTGAGGGGAGACACATAGTGGGAGACAAAGAGATCATCTGTGACTCCAGTCTGCACTGGTCACcggaccccaacaccatcacatgTAGCCAGGGTAGGTTGATGCATCATTTTTGCAACTTTGAACTCCTACCCAGAAATCAACCTATGTAGAAATGTGTTACTATTTGTCAGTTTACCTGAATGTKGGTATTCTCTACCCTCGGGTAATGCAAATGAAATAACATGTCTTTGTTTTCCTTTATGAATCCAGCACCGAAAACGCTTGATCACCTTGACGGCCCAGCAGGGCAATGCAAACCATGGGAGAAACTCGCCAAAGACAAATGTATCTGCAAAATGCCTTATGAGTGCACGTATGTTTTACCAACCTTTGTCTATATGCAACTTTAACTACTCTAACTACTTGCAGATATACAGGAAGTAAGCTCCCTTTAATACATGTGAGAAGTGGCTCCTTTTGACTGCATATTCTGCATACTCTAAATATGCTCTATGCTTTCTCAAATTTCACCATAGGCACAGATCTAAAATCTTGACCATTAGGAGAGGAAACACAAAACTGACCCCACATCAGCAGTTTCAGKGTTTCACCCCAAGCTAACTATGTTGCTCTTTTGTTCAGGTCTTCTCTACAGGTGTGTGCCAACAATCTTGAGAATGGTCGGACAAATAGACTGAGYGTGTGCAAGATGCACACCTTAAATTGTCTGGGAAGGAGCTACAAGCTGGCAGAGGACAGCGCCTGCGAGTGGCCAGCCAACACAACTTCCCCCTGCACCGACTGCCAGTTCTGGGAGACTTGTGACAGTACGACTCTGGTTTAACTTGAATTTaaattgtattcaacatttttgTTACACAGACAAGTAAAGGCTGTAATATGAATATCAAAGTGCATCTCAGgtttgcactgtgtgtgtgtggagcatgttacgtgtgtgtgtgtgtgcaggtggaaGACCAACCCTCCAAGTCCctgtaacatgtgtgtgtgtgtatgtgtgtgtgctgtgctcgtgttgtgtgtgtatgtctgtgacaCTGTGGAGTGGTGTGGATGTTGTGTGTCGTAAGGACTCCTTGTCCCTGATGTGCTGCGACATGATGTTTGCTGTGTTGCCGTCCTGaaacaggtgtgtgttgtgtggtgtgtgtgtgtgtgtgtgcgcaaactGCACCAGTTCTCAAGGCCATTTCCTTGTCTCCTTCTAACAGGACAAACAAAACCAGTGTCGCCTGTAAGGACTGGGCTGAGTGCTCAGATCCGAGGGTTGGTTAGTCTAGTGTCCGTATGGGGGATGATGCTAACAGTGCCACCCCAGACACTGAGCGTGTGTGAGAGTGCAGGGACTAGGAGGTGTTAAAGGAGAAAAGGTGTCAGTTGTCAGCATTACTACCTCTGTAGCGCTTAAGAATCGTGTCCTCTCCTTTCGATACTCACCATGTCTGTGATAATGACAGAAAATACCCTCCTTCAGCTGTTTTAATCCTAtctctgttgtttttatttcactcTTCAAAGCATTGCTTTGGACATTAAAGCCATTGGAAGATATTATTAACCACCCATATTAGACTTGTTCTCTTTGTATGCTTTTTGAATTGATTGATAATGCTTATTTTGTGccaataaacaaaaacattcacAACAGTTAGAGTAGAGTCTAATTCTACTCACCCcatgtgtcagattttttatatttgcATTTCTTGCCTTATCCAATTTAGAGTTCCATTACAATACATACATTGGTTTGCTTGAACCATTCAAAAAGATTTGACAAGTCACAGCCAGGCAGAAATGTATCTCTAGGTAAACTAGCTCTATTATCACATCAATAGAATCTAAGCCCACATCCTGCCAAAATTTCTCTACATGCTGGTTGTAGTAGGGGATGTCTGTACATGTAGTTCTGGCTCCAAAATTACCCAGACACCCCTTAATCTGCCAACAGAATACCACGTGCTGACTGACACTCCATCCCTGTTCTTGGTACTAGCTGCCTGTTAGCTCTGTGAAAGGCAGGCCAGCAggatatacagtgggcaaaaaataGTATTTAGTCAACCACCAATTTGCAAGGTTCTCCCACTNNNNNNNNNNNNNNNNNNNNNNNNNTACGTGCACCAGTTCTCAAGGCCTTCTTCCTTGTCTCCTCTAACGGACAAACAAAACCAGTTTCGCTTTAAGGACGGCTGAGTGCTCAGATCCAGGGTTGATTGTCTGTGTCCGTATGGGGGATATGCTAACAGTGCCACCCAGACACTGAGCGAGTGTGATGGCAGGACTAGGAGGGTTGTAAAGGAGATAAAGGTGTCAGTTGTCGCAGCATACTACTCGTTGTAGCGCTTAAGAATCGTGTCCTCTCCTTCGACTCCACCATGTCTGTGATAATGACAGAAAATACCCTCCTTCAGCTTGTTTTAATCCTAtctctgttgtttttatttcactcTTCAAAGCATTGCTTTGGAAACATTAAAGCCATTGAAGTATATTAACCACCCATTAGACTTGTTCTCTTTGTATGCTTTTTGAATTGATTGATAATGCTTATTTTGTGTGccaataaacaaaaacatttcacaaCAGTAGAGTAAGAGCTAATTTCTACTCACCCCATGTGTCAGATTTTTATATTTGCATTTCTTGCCTTATCCAATTTAGAGTTCCATACAATAACATACATTGTTTGCTTGAACCATTCAAAGTTGACAAGTCACAGCAGGCAGAAATGTATCTTAGGTAAACATAGCATTACATTCAATAGAATAGCACCACATTCTGCCAAAAATTTCTCTACATGCTGATTGTTTAGTAGGGCATGTCTGTACATGTTGTTCTGCTCCAAATTACCCAGACACCCCTTAATCTGCCAAGAATACCACTTGTGACTGACACTCCACCCTGTTCTTGACTAGCTGCCTGTTAGCTCTGTGAAAGGCAGGCCAGCAggatatacagtgggcaaaaaagtatttagtcaaccACCATTgtgcagttctcccacttaaaaagatgagagaggcctgtaatttcatcaataggtaacacttcaactatgacagacaaaatgagaaaacaaaatccagaaaatcacaattgtaggatttttaatgaatttatttgcaaattatggtggaaaataagtatttggtcacctacaaacaagcaagatttctggctctcacaggacCTGTAACTGTCTTctttagaggctcctctgtcccccCCATCGtatacctgtattaactggcacccctgtttgaacttgttattcagtataaaagacacctgtccacaacctcaaacagtcacaccccaaactccactatggccaagaccaagagctgtcataaggacaccagaaaacaaattgtaaagACCTGCCACCAGGCTGgtaagactgaatctgcaataggtaagcagcttggtttgaagaaatcaactgtgggagcaattattaggaaatggaagacatacaagaccactgataatctccctcgatctggggctccacgcaagatctcaccccgtggggtcaaaatgatcacaagaacggtgagcaaaaatcccagaaccacacggggggacctagtgaattacctgcagagagctgggaccaaagtaacaaagcctaccatcagtaacacactacgccgccagggactcaaatcctgcagtgccagacgtgtccccctgcttaagccagtacatgtccaggcccgtctgaagtttgctagagagaatttggatgatccagaagaagattgggagaatgtcatatggtcagatgaaaccaaaatataacattttggtaaaaactcaactcgtcgtcttaggaggacaaagaatgctgagttgcatccaaagaacaccatacctactgtgaagcatgggggtggaaacatcatgctttggggctgtttttctgcaaagggaccaggacgactgattcgtgtaaaggaaagaatgaatggggccatgtatcgtgagattttgagtgaaaacctccttccatcagcaagggcattgaagatgaaacgtggttgggtctttcagcatgacaatgatcccaaacacaccgcccgggcaacgaagtagtggcttcgtaagaagcatttcaaggtcctggagtggcctagccagtctccagatctcaaccccatagaaaatctttggagggagttgaaagtccgtgttgcccagcaacagccccaaaaacatcactgctctagaggagatctgcatggaggaatgggccaaaataccagcaacagtgtgtgaaaaccttgtgaagacttacagaaaacgtttgacctctgtcattgccaacaaagggtatataacaaagtattgagataaacttttgttattgaccaaatacttattttccaccataatttgcaaataaattcattaaaaatcctacaatgtgattttctggattttttttctcattttgtctgtcatagttgaagtgtacctatgatgaaaattacaggcctctctcatctttttaagtgggagaacttgcacaattggtggttgactaaatacttttttgccccactgtgtgtgtgtgtgtgtgtgcgtgtgcgtgcctgTGCCCGTGCGAATGCTTGTGTGCACACAAGCTGCAGTACACACTACCATTACACTCAAACCTCCATTACTGGCTGCAGAACAACTTTTCCTTAAATTCAGCAGCACACAGATGTATCAGAGATTGactgcagccacacacacacacttgggatGATTTACAAAGTAAATATCCAACTTTTAGGTTATTATCAAAGAGATTGAAGCTGGAATTACAATCAAATCCACAATTTTTACCCAGTGTGTTAACAAAACACTgtctgcacacacgcacacacacctgcaggcatgcacacacaattCTTATTGGGCCCGATTCCGAATTAGGAAATTAAGCATTTCTCATGAATgcctttcctatgcacttctcagtagttggtattcagatttACCTTATGAAGGTGCGTAACGGGCTCTGCAGGTGTGGTCCCCTTGCGTGCGCTGAATAAATGTTATTCAACCGCTGAAAACTCTTCCAATTGTTGGCCAACAGATTCTCTCtgggagttttcattcaataggcttttcagtacatttatcttaagccatccctttataTACGGTGTACCGTACCTTTTAGTTAGAATTTTGCCAACAGACTAGAATATATCGATAGAACAGGTTCAGAAAAtgagggatcaatgaaagaaagccatctaaatatgtGCACATTGTTCCAGGGAATTCCGTTTATGCGTgcttaactcgggtcggaatcAGGCCCAACCTAAATACTGGGACCATCTACTTGTGAGGGGAGTGGACCGTGTAGCACACAGAGTGGTTCAGTTGAATGGCGGGTGGTGGGGGGGCTGACTGATTCTTACTAATACGCAGACACACAGTGACCTCCAGTGGTATGTTCAGTTCTGTGCACTGTGCAGAAAgcagctggagactcatattacACTCATTTCCCGGCTGCGTCATGAAAAGTTGCACGTACAGTTCCAAATCAGAAAGCGGTTtatttacatcaaatcaaatcaaaatgtatgtaaatacaATCATGTCCGACTTTAGACGCAGCTCATACAAGTTAGCAAACACGTGATCAATTGGTTATCATCTACACCATCGCAGATGTCATGGAAGTATGGATTACCTAGCAAACTGCCAATCTATCAAGCCAGCAAGCAGGGTCAAATCTTACAAATAGAGCTAAATAAAGCCAGAAGAATAATATACTTGTTGAACATAGCTATAGCCATCAGTCTTGTGTGTTTTCATGGTCATCACGCACTGCTGAGTTTGTCAAGGTCAATAGTTTACAAGCTACCACAGGGCTTTTTGTTGCATGCATATGCTTGCATCACTTGAACGTGACATTTGCTTATGAACAAAAAATGTCTCTCTGTACTGCAAGACTGGCATGGCCAATAGAGGAGTTGGCTACAGAGGCAGAATAATAGAAGAAAAATAACTCAATGTCAATAGTATTTTTTACTTATGTTGTAGCTAAATTAGGGTATTCCCAATAGGCTAGCCAATGTATCATTTGAACAATGGATGTCCCATATTTCTTCCAAAATACTGTACAGTTTTGTCCTGTAATTCACCAAGCCAGCTGGACCTTCTCAGTGGGCTTGGCAGTGCTGACCTCAGG
This portion of the Salvelinus sp. IW2-2015 linkage group LG15, ASM291031v2, whole genome shotgun sequence genome encodes:
- the c7a gene encoding complement component C7, which translates into the protein MQTLNMKDRLSVSLICLPWLFFGMFSPSNCVEPVHCQWGSYGDWSECDGCTKTQSRTRAMVVYAQFGGNPCSGGATQTQPCETARGCPLKEGCGGRFRCRSGKCISQSMVCNGDQDCEEDNQDELKCGPDKTFPVCNNDKPPPNVEHLGLGFDAVTGKQRGSVINTKSYGGQCRTVFSGDNKVLYRLPQSTLRYNFEVKVQNDFSDEFYTSSWSYAKDVVKRETTTGTTTGFNNYDFHQTEEKNRNNHLLVVKNNVEVAQFQNNAPGYLSLSEEFWKVLATLPTVYDYATYRMVVERFGTHYLSEGTLGGYFRALLSIDQETATQMAKVTWKYNECTKTKHRILFVSWTTEKCRKDEKEYTLPNPPSISRSDTVKKVDVEGGVTAHIAALKALDLNTPSKNWEMYKNWAESVRTLPVVIKRKMRPLYELVKEVQCAGVKRLHLKRAIEQYLNERHPCCCQPCRNNGLVVMAGDKCSCICKPGTDGLACEKGKEVEGQEGVIHGSWSCWSGWTSCSGGQRSRTRACSNPAPQRGGQHCNGEXRETTGCADDQDLQYLQTMEPQCFDLTVPPKETCRSPPPLPNGYVLDPKDVYLVGSKIEYTCIEGYHLIGIRIAECTVAQTWSTPSKECKSSRCHVPSLLNDVTGSHWQPTYDIGERILLSCPEGRHIVGDKEIICDSSLHWSPDPNTITCSQAPKTLDHLDGPAGQCKPWEKLAKDKCICKMPYECTSSLQVCANNLENGRTNRLSVCKMHTLNCLGRSYKLAEDSACEWPANTTSPCTDCQFWETCDSTTLV